The following coding sequences are from one Pseudonocardia sp. HH130630-07 window:
- a CDS encoding DUF397 domain-containing protein, which yields MPALTPPEFGEADFRTATASQPNGDCVQVARRAGWVALRDDKTDFGADDDHRLLLTGDAFDRAQDAWRTGGSTGPVRIADRGDGHVMRLDDRSSSELSFSTAEIEAFLDGVIRGEFDSTRY from the coding sequence ATGCCGGCGCTCACTCCCCCCGAGTTCGGCGAGGCCGACTTCCGCACAGCCACCGCGAGCCAGCCGAACGGCGACTGTGTCCAGGTGGCCCGCAGAGCGGGATGGGTCGCGCTGCGCGACGACAAGACCGACTTCGGCGCCGACGACGACCACCGCCTCCTGCTCACCGGCGACGCGTTCGACCGCGCCCAGGACGCCTGGCGGACCGGCGGCTCCACCGGTCCCGTCCGGATCGCCGACCGGGGTGACGGTCACGTCATGCGCCTCGACGACCGGTCGTCGTCCGAGCTGAGCTTCTCGACCGCCGAGATCGAGGCGTTCCTCGACGGCGTCATCCGCGGGGAGTTCGACTCCACCCGCTACTGA
- a CDS encoding DUF4142 domain-containing protein, whose product MDRYPRGKNVTTSHSKRISRTVGASVAAVALVGLSACGGETPQMPNVPTEMPQIPGVGDPRQAFGDAHQKALGLAALGGVGLEQGVGEQVKQLAPQVQGEGQQLNDKLRGLASSIGVSLPDQVSPETQAQMDDLKARTGEQFDQGWLQAAQTQVGELNDQAQGLLNVPGLPPEQLDQARAQLTNLGELKTKLDEAATAAGAGTPGGDGAGDGAGPGGDGAGNADGGNGAGGNGAGNGAGGNGAGDGGQAAGPDASAGGNGSGAGDGAGRGGAPAVDAGTGGQAASASDAVLPVTVGGAGLLLLGAGLIRLRRSRA is encoded by the coding sequence GTGGACCGCTACCCCCGGGGGAAGAACGTGACTACTTCGCACTCGAAGCGCATCAGCCGCACCGTCGGCGCGTCCGTCGCCGCCGTCGCGCTCGTCGGGCTCTCGGCGTGCGGTGGCGAGACGCCGCAGATGCCCAACGTGCCGACCGAGATGCCGCAGATCCCCGGCGTCGGTGACCCGCGCCAGGCCTTCGGTGACGCGCACCAGAAGGCGCTCGGGCTCGCGGCGCTCGGTGGCGTCGGGCTGGAGCAGGGCGTCGGCGAGCAGGTCAAGCAGCTCGCGCCGCAGGTGCAGGGCGAGGGCCAGCAGCTCAACGACAAGCTGCGCGGGCTGGCGTCGTCGATCGGCGTCTCGCTGCCCGACCAGGTCTCCCCGGAGACCCAGGCCCAGATGGACGACCTCAAGGCGCGCACCGGCGAGCAGTTCGACCAGGGCTGGCTGCAGGCCGCGCAGACCCAGGTCGGCGAGCTGAACGACCAGGCCCAGGGCCTGCTGAACGTGCCGGGCCTCCCGCCCGAGCAGCTGGACCAGGCGCGGGCGCAGCTGACCAACCTCGGTGAGCTGAAGACCAAGCTGGACGAGGCCGCGACCGCGGCCGGCGCCGGTACCCCGGGCGGTGACGGCGCCGGTGACGGTGCCGGCCCGGGCGGCGACGGTGCCGGGAACGCCGACGGCGGGAACGGCGCGGGCGGGAACGGCGCCGGGAACGGTGCCGGCGGCAACGGTGCGGGTGACGGCGGCCAGGCCGCCGGCCCGGACGCGAGTGCCGGCGGCAACGGTTCCGGCGCGGGCGACGGTGCCGGCCGGGGCGGTGCACCGGCGGTCGACGCCGGCACCGGCGGCCAGGCCGCGTCGGCCTCCGACGCGGTGCTGCCGGTCACGGTCGGCGGTGCCGGCCTGCTGCTGCTGGGTGCCGGGCTCATCCGGCTGCGCCGCTCGCGCGCCTGA
- a CDS encoding transketolase gives MTTTAEVTGLLTRMTGDEKHEPAATSTLDVLRVLYDRILRVDPARPDDPDRDRFLLSKGHGPMALYAVLAAKGFLDPAALDGFAGFGSTLGQHPDRTLVPGVEISSGSLGHGLGLAVGTALGLRLQGRSARTVVLVGDAELNEGSNIEAVQYAGRVGLAGLTAVVIDNRSASLGWPGGIAARFAAEGWTALDADGRDHTDLERAFRTPHDDRPLAVVAHVEPKGNH, from the coding sequence ATGACCACGACAGCGGAGGTCACCGGGCTGCTGACCCGGATGACCGGCGACGAGAAGCACGAGCCCGCCGCGACGTCGACCCTGGACGTCCTGCGGGTCCTCTACGACCGGATCCTGCGGGTCGATCCCGCGCGACCCGACGATCCGGACCGGGACCGGTTCCTGCTCTCCAAGGGACACGGACCGATGGCGCTCTACGCCGTGCTGGCCGCGAAGGGCTTCCTCGACCCGGCGGCCCTGGACGGGTTCGCCGGGTTCGGCTCGACGCTCGGCCAGCACCCGGACCGCACGCTCGTGCCGGGCGTCGAGATCTCCTCGGGCTCGCTCGGGCACGGCCTGGGCCTCGCCGTCGGGACCGCGCTCGGGCTGCGCCTGCAGGGCCGGTCGGCGCGCACCGTCGTCCTGGTGGGCGACGCCGAGCTGAACGAGGGCTCGAACATCGAGGCCGTGCAGTACGCCGGGCGGGTCGGGCTGGCCGGGCTGACCGCGGTCGTCATCGACAACCGCAGCGCCTCGCTCGGCTGGCCCGGCGGGATCGCCGCCCGGTTCGCCGCCGAGGGATGGACGGCCCTCGACGCCGACGGCCGCGACCACACCGACCTCGAACGGGCCTTCCGCACCCCGCACGACGATCGACCGCTCGCCGTCGTCGCCCACGTCGAACCGAAGGGGAACCACTGA
- a CDS encoding exodeoxyribonuclease III — protein sequence MRLATWNVNSAKSRLPRLLPWLDERAPDVVCLQETKLSDDDFAAVFGDELAGRGYAVAHHGQGQWNGVALLSRVGLDDVVRGLPGEPVFAEGGRDSADARAVTATCGGLRVTSVYVPNGRTPDDPHYAYKLRWLAALRDQVTAGDPATTVVAGDVNIAPADDDVWDRSQFDGATHVTPQERAALAELTAAGLRDVLRERWPDERVFTYWDYRAGRFHRDQGMRIDLVLAGADPAGRRAAVWVDRKARKGKAPSDHAPVVLDLDEAPDSDLGPVVPPPSAPAPLGGRG from the coding sequence GTGCGTCTCGCCACATGGAACGTGAACTCGGCGAAGTCCCGGCTGCCCCGGCTGCTGCCCTGGCTGGACGAACGGGCACCGGACGTCGTCTGCCTGCAGGAGACCAAGCTGTCCGACGACGACTTCGCGGCCGTCTTCGGTGACGAGCTGGCCGGGCGCGGGTACGCGGTCGCGCACCACGGGCAGGGCCAGTGGAACGGCGTCGCGCTGCTGTCCCGGGTCGGGCTCGACGACGTCGTGCGCGGGCTACCCGGTGAGCCCGTCTTCGCCGAGGGCGGCCGGGACTCCGCGGACGCCCGCGCCGTGACCGCCACCTGCGGCGGACTGCGGGTGACCTCGGTCTACGTCCCGAACGGCCGGACCCCGGACGATCCGCACTACGCCTACAAGCTGCGCTGGCTCGCCGCCCTGCGCGACCAGGTGACGGCCGGTGACCCGGCGACGACGGTCGTGGCCGGCGACGTGAACATCGCCCCCGCCGACGACGACGTCTGGGACCGGTCGCAGTTCGACGGCGCCACCCACGTCACCCCGCAGGAGCGGGCCGCGCTGGCGGAGCTGACCGCCGCCGGGCTGCGCGACGTGCTGCGCGAGCGGTGGCCGGACGAACGGGTCTTCACCTACTGGGACTACCGCGCCGGCCGGTTCCACCGTGACCAGGGCATGCGCATCGACCTGGTGCTCGCGGGCGCGGACCCGGCCGGGCGCCGCGCCGCGGTCTGGGTGGACCGGAAGGCGCGCAAGGGGAAGGCGCCGAGCGACCACGCCCCGGTGGTGCTGGACCTCGACGAGGCCCCGGACTCCGACCTCGGCCCGGTCGTCCCGCCGCCGTCGGCGCCGGCACCGCTGGGCGGACGGGGCTAG
- a CDS encoding helix-turn-helix domain-containing protein has product MIRTAKRLLLGRELAHMIRTSGVSQSEAGRIIETSQSRIATLISGGGVISPGDLTMLAQGLGFTDPGYLEALRELRRDNHKRGSWSTGHNRAYRDDLRLLVDLETYADRVRRVEVEVVPALLQTESYIRSQHADQPPLDGVSMEDTVQARLARQHILDRDDPPVLHAILSESCVRRQWGDAEVMAEQRAHLVEVSNRPNIMIQLVPFDAPPGRRSPLGSQFTLLRVQSPGAAGPLEIVTSENPGEIRYMDDQKALDAHDSAWARLSSAALSFADTRTFIQRISA; this is encoded by the coding sequence GTGATCCGGACCGCGAAGCGGCTGCTGCTCGGCCGCGAGCTGGCGCACATGATCCGCACGAGCGGCGTGTCGCAGAGCGAGGCGGGGAGGATCATCGAGACCAGCCAGTCCCGGATCGCGACGCTCATCAGCGGCGGGGGCGTCATCTCCCCCGGCGACCTCACGATGCTGGCCCAGGGACTCGGGTTCACCGACCCCGGCTACCTGGAGGCCCTGCGGGAGCTGCGCCGGGACAACCACAAGCGCGGGTCGTGGAGCACCGGCCACAACCGCGCCTACCGCGACGACCTGCGTCTGCTCGTGGATCTGGAGACCTACGCCGACCGCGTGCGCAGAGTCGAGGTCGAGGTGGTCCCGGCCCTGTTGCAGACCGAGTCCTACATCCGGTCCCAGCACGCCGACCAGCCGCCTCTCGACGGCGTCTCCATGGAGGACACGGTGCAGGCGCGACTGGCGCGCCAGCACATCCTGGACCGGGACGATCCACCCGTGCTGCACGCGATCCTTTCCGAGTCGTGCGTGCGTCGACAGTGGGGCGACGCCGAGGTCATGGCGGAGCAACGCGCGCACCTGGTCGAGGTGTCCAACCGGCCGAACATCATGATCCAGCTCGTCCCGTTCGACGCACCGCCCGGACGGCGCTCCCCGCTGGGCTCCCAGTTCACGCTGCTGCGCGTGCAGTCTCCGGGCGCTGCCGGTCCGCTGGAGATCGTGACCAGCGAGAACCCGGGCGAGATCCGGTACATGGACGATCAGAAAGCCCTGGACGCGCATGACTCGGCATGGGCCCGGCTCTCCTCGGCAGCCCTGAGTTTCGCCGACACGCGGACGTTCATTCAGCGCATCAGCGCCTGA
- a CDS encoding potassium channel family protein → MPDTRSGPVRSLLTRLVIALVALAATTLIVFFGRDGYLDNNGAGEISLLDALYYATVSLSTTGYGDIVPVSEHARLINIAVVTPLRVLFLIVLVGTTVELLTERSRQSFRIQRWRSRVREHTVVVGYGTKGRAAVETLLGDGVEPEKIVVVDTDRARLDVASGLGLVTVSGNATRSAVLRIAGVQLATTLVVALDRDDTAVLTTLTARELSRSISIVAAVREAENVHLLRQSGASSVIVSDETAGRLLGVATRSPAVVEVVEDLLTPDAGFAISQRQVEPVEVGGSPRHLPDIVLGVVRDDRLYRVDSAAVDALERGDQLLYVRKASPPDDE, encoded by the coding sequence ATGCCCGACACCCGGTCGGGCCCGGTCCGCTCGCTGCTGACCCGGCTGGTGATCGCGCTCGTCGCGCTCGCGGCGACCACGCTGATCGTGTTCTTCGGCCGGGACGGCTACCTCGACAACAACGGCGCCGGCGAGATCTCGCTGCTCGACGCGCTGTACTACGCGACGGTGTCGCTGTCGACGACCGGCTACGGCGACATCGTCCCGGTCAGCGAGCACGCCCGGCTGATCAACATCGCCGTGGTCACCCCGTTGCGGGTGCTGTTCCTGATCGTCCTCGTCGGGACGACGGTCGAGCTGCTCACCGAGCGCTCGCGCCAGTCGTTCCGGATCCAGCGCTGGAGGTCGCGCGTGCGCGAGCACACCGTCGTCGTCGGCTACGGCACCAAGGGCCGGGCCGCGGTGGAGACGCTGCTGGGCGACGGCGTCGAGCCGGAGAAGATCGTCGTCGTCGACACCGACCGGGCCCGCCTCGACGTCGCGTCCGGCCTCGGGCTGGTCACCGTGTCCGGGAACGCGACCCGGTCGGCGGTGCTGCGGATCGCCGGTGTGCAGCTGGCGACGACGCTGGTCGTCGCGCTGGACCGGGACGACACCGCCGTGCTGACCACCCTGACCGCCCGCGAGCTGTCCCGGTCGATCTCGATCGTGGCCGCGGTCCGCGAGGCGGAGAACGTGCACCTGCTGCGGCAGTCCGGGGCCAGCTCGGTGATCGTGTCCGACGAGACCGCGGGGCGGCTGCTGGGCGTGGCCACCCGGTCCCCGGCCGTCGTCGAGGTCGTCGAGGACCTGCTCACCCCGGACGCCGGGTTCGCCATCAGCCAGCGCCAGGTGGAGCCGGTCGAGGTCGGCGGCAGCCCGCGGCACCTGCCCGACATCGTCCTGGGCGTGGTCCGCGACGACCGCCTCTACCGCGTCGACTCGGCCGCGGTGGACGCCCTGGAACGCGGCGACCAGCTCCTCTACGTCCGCAAGGCCAGCCCGCCCGACGACGAGTAA
- a CDS encoding transketolase family protein has translation MITQTVLDQRERFYRLLPQMLADDPRTVALLAEIGAGYLDVPDAVADRVINVGIREQLLVSAAGGLALTGMRPIVHTFAPFLVERPYEQLKLDLGHQGTGALLVSSGGSYDMAAAGETHFGPRDVGLLDTLDGWTVHVPGHADEAEEQLRRALPGDDRVYVRLAGTSNAAPFGSGPSMTVLRRGGRGTVVTVGPLADRTLAAVADLDVTVLYAPTVRPFDGATLRATLGEPDVVLVEPYQRGTSVRFVSEALAGVRHRVLGLGVGHAELRRYGGPEEHDAAHGLDTDGIRRSVREFLS, from the coding sequence ATGATCACCCAGACCGTTCTCGACCAGCGGGAACGCTTCTACCGGCTGCTCCCGCAGATGCTGGCCGACGACCCGCGCACGGTCGCCCTGCTCGCCGAGATCGGCGCCGGCTACCTCGACGTCCCGGACGCCGTCGCAGACCGGGTGATCAACGTCGGGATCCGGGAGCAGCTGCTCGTCTCCGCGGCCGGCGGGCTCGCGCTCACCGGGATGCGCCCGATCGTGCACACCTTCGCGCCGTTCCTCGTCGAGCGCCCCTACGAGCAGCTCAAGCTGGATCTCGGGCACCAGGGCACCGGCGCCCTGCTGGTCTCCTCCGGCGGGTCCTACGACATGGCGGCGGCCGGCGAGACGCACTTCGGCCCGCGCGACGTCGGGCTGCTCGACACCCTCGACGGGTGGACCGTGCACGTGCCCGGCCACGCCGACGAGGCCGAGGAGCAGCTCCGGCGCGCGCTGCCCGGCGACGACCGGGTCTACGTCCGGCTCGCCGGCACGTCGAACGCGGCCCCGTTCGGCTCCGGGCCCTCCATGACGGTCCTGCGCCGGGGCGGCCGGGGCACGGTCGTCACCGTCGGCCCGCTGGCGGACCGCACCCTCGCCGCGGTCGCGGACCTCGACGTGACCGTGCTCTACGCGCCGACCGTGCGGCCGTTCGACGGGGCGACGCTGCGGGCCACGCTGGGCGAGCCGGACGTCGTCCTGGTCGAGCCCTACCAGCGCGGCACGTCGGTCCGGTTCGTGTCCGAGGCGCTGGCCGGGGTGCGGCACCGGGTGCTCGGGCTCGGGGTCGGGCACGCCGAGCTGCGCCGCTACGGCGGCCCGGAGGAGCACGACGCCGCACACGGCCTCGACACCGACGGCATCCGCCGCTCGGTCCGGGAGTTCCTCTCGTAG
- a CDS encoding class F sortase, translated as MSHRHRRPRSGARGAAVLLLSGAALLGAGVGLAAGSGPQVVAEDLGAVPASAPDREPVRAVPASAVLPVLAPPAGDPAAAAPSPLGPAVPGPVPTGPGDPPALLPPGPRPGPGAPAGQDPRPAGLLPGPGVSAAEAPRPAGPLPVAPREPWTVSPIYPPAPVPAGPPAPVVPAALELPARGITAPVDAVGTGPDGGMVVPERVSTVGWWAPGALPGGRAGSAVLAGHVDSRTQGVGVLAVLPQLVEGEPVVVRGADGRAAEFRVTARREYGKHDLPREVFRRDGGPQLVLITCGGVFDPAAGSYESNIVVYAVPVAD; from the coding sequence ATGAGTCATCGGCACCGGCGTCCGCGCAGCGGCGCCCGGGGAGCGGCGGTCCTGCTGCTCTCCGGCGCCGCCCTGCTGGGCGCCGGTGTCGGCCTCGCCGCCGGGTCCGGGCCACAGGTGGTGGCCGAGGACCTGGGCGCGGTGCCCGCGTCGGCGCCGGACCGGGAACCCGTGCGCGCGGTCCCGGCGTCCGCCGTGCTCCCCGTACTGGCCCCGCCCGCCGGTGATCCGGCCGCGGCCGCTCCGTCACCCCTCGGACCGGCGGTACCCGGCCCGGTCCCCACCGGCCCGGGCGACCCGCCGGCCCTGCTCCCGCCCGGCCCCCGGCCGGGTCCCGGCGCTCCCGCCGGGCAGGACCCGCGCCCCGCAGGCCTTCTGCCCGGCCCCGGGGTCTCCGCCGCGGAGGCCCCGCGTCCGGCGGGCCCGCTCCCCGTCGCACCCCGGGAGCCGTGGACCGTCTCGCCGATCTACCCGCCGGCCCCCGTCCCCGCCGGGCCGCCCGCCCCGGTCGTCCCCGCGGCCTTGGAGCTGCCCGCCCGCGGGATCACCGCACCGGTCGACGCCGTCGGCACCGGCCCGGACGGCGGGATGGTGGTCCCCGAACGGGTCAGCACCGTCGGCTGGTGGGCGCCGGGCGCGCTGCCCGGCGGCCGGGCCGGGAGCGCGGTGCTCGCCGGGCACGTGGACTCCCGCACCCAGGGGGTCGGGGTGCTGGCCGTGCTCCCGCAGCTCGTCGAGGGGGAGCCGGTCGTCGTCCGCGGCGCCGACGGCCGGGCGGCGGAGTTCCGGGTCACCGCCCGCCGCGAGTACGGCAAGCACGACCTCCCGCGCGAGGTGTTCCGCCGCGACGGCGGCCCGCAGCTCGTGCTCATCACCTGCGGCGGGGTCTTCGACCCGGCGGCCGGGAGCTACGAGTCCAACATCGTCGTCTACGCCGTGCCCGTCGCGGACTGA